A stretch of the Lolium perenne isolate Kyuss_39 chromosome 3, Kyuss_2.0, whole genome shotgun sequence genome encodes the following:
- the LOC127338417 gene encoding probable peptide/nitrate transporter At3g43790: protein MMLCKEGCPGCRLDEINNAKTGIPYLNFFYIWVVCLCSTLPIQSLFPYLYFMIRDLKVAKQEQDIGFYAGFVGATYFLARTISAVPWGMFADKYGRKPCIVISILSVIIFNTLFGLSTTYWMAIVTRGLLGLLCGILGPIKAYASEVCRKEHQALGISLVTSSRAIAFVIGPAIGGFLSQPANKYPSIFSQESIFGRFPYFLPCFVVSVLAAGACVACIWLPETLHMHRYNNVEASDGMEAQVPDSSLDGKPKQSWSERFASTKSLLKNWHLMSSIILYCIFSLYDTAYYEIFSLWAVSSRKYHGLSFTSQNVGTVLAISGFGIFIYQLLIYPFLVKYVGLMKPFRSAAVLSILVIATYPFMANLHGMELKVLVNIASLLKNIFAATITTACNILQNTAVTQEHRGVANGISVTLMSIFKAVGPAAAGILFSWSQKNVTGLFLPGDHILYLLLNMVAVIGLTLTFKPFFSMPSAMK, encoded by the exons ATGATGCTTTGCAAGGAGGGGTGCCCCGGGTGCAGGCTTGATGAGATCAACAATGCCAAGACTGGCATCCCATATCTCAACTTCTTCTACATCTGGGTTGTTTGTCTTTGCTCCA CGCTACCTATCCAGTCATTGTTTCCCTATCTATACTTCATG ATCAGAGACTTGAAAGtcgcaaagcaagaacaagacatTGGGTTTTATGCTGGTTTTGTTG GGGCTACTTATTTCCTTGCAAGAACCATCAGTGCTGTGCCATGGGGCATGTTTGCTGACAAATATGGGAGGAAGCCCTGCATTGTAATCAGTATCCTCTCAGT GATCATATTTAACACCCTCTTCGGCCTTAGCACGACTTACTGGATGGCAATTGTAACTAGGGGTCTACTTGGGTTACTTTGTGGTATATTAGGGCCAATCAAG GCCTATGCTTCAGAAGTCTGCAGGAAAGAGCACCAAGCTCTAGGAATTTCTCTT GTTACATCTTCGCGAGCAATAGCTTTTGTTATTGGACCAGCCATTGGAGGGTTTCTTTCACAG CCTGCAAATAAGTACCCCAGTATATTCTCTCAGGAATCCATATTTGGAAG ATTTCCGTACTTCCTCCCTTGCTTCGTCGTATCCGTTCTAGCAGCAGGAGCATGTGTTGCATGCATTTGGCTTCCG GAAACTCTGCACATGCACCGTTATAACAACGTAGAAGCTTCTGACGGAATGGAGGCACAAGTTCCTGATTCAAGCTTAGATGGGAAACCTAAACAATCTTGGTCAGAGAGATTTGCATCTACAAAGAGCTTGCTAAAGAACTGGCATTTGATGTCATCAATTATCCTCTATTGTATATTTTCTCTCTATGATACAGCTTATTATGAG ATATTTTCACTATGGGCTGTGAGCAGCAGAAAATACCACGGACTAAGCTTTACATCTCAGAATGTTGGTACTGTGCTAGCTATCTCGG GTTTTGGCATTTTCATCTATCAACTTTTGATTTATCCATTCCTTGTCAAATATGTTGGGTTAATGAAGCCATTCCGTTCTGCAGCG GTATTATCTATACTTGTCATTGCAACATATCCATTCATGGCCAATCTACATGGTATGGAGCTCAAAGTACTCGTCAACATAGCTTCACTTCTGAAAAATATCTTTGCA GCTACGATTACGACTGCATGCAACATTCTACAGAACACCGCAGTG ACACAAGAACACAGGGGTGTTGCAAATGGTATCTCCGTGACTCTGATGTCAATCTTTAAAGCAGTTGGTCCAGCAGCAGCAGGAATTTT GTTTTCGTGGTCTCAAAAGAACGTAACTGGGTTGTTCTTACCAG GTGATCATATCCTTTACTTATTGCTCAATATGGTGGCAGTAATTGGTCTCACGCTGACTTTCAAGCCATTTTTCTCTATGCCGAGTGCAATGAAATGA